In Nostoc sp. GT001, a genomic segment contains:
- a CDS encoding Ni/Fe hydrogenase subunit alpha, protein MSQKIIIDPVTRIEGHAKISIYLDDNGQVSDARFHVTEFRGFEKFCEGRPLWEMPGITARICGICPVSHLLASAKAGDRILAVTIPKAAEKLRRLMNLGQIIQSHALSFFHLSAPDLLLGMDSDPQKRNVFGLIAAEPELARGGIRLRQFGQEIIEQLGGRKIHPSWAIPGGVREPLSPEGRTHIQNRIPEARATILDALGRFKNLLHDYQKEVQTFGNFPSLFMGLVTADGLWEYYDGHIRFVDSAGNIIADKLDPTNYQEFIGEAVQPDSYLKSPYYRPLGYPDQSDYCSLDSGIYRVGPLARLNICSHIGTPLADAELREFRDRGKGTVTSSFFYHYARLIEILACIERIEIIIDDPDLMSTKLRADAAINRLEAVGCSEAPRGTLFHHYQVDENGLLQKVNLIIATGQNNLAMNRTVAQIARHFIHGSEIPEGMLNRVEAGIRAFDPCLSCSTHAAGQMPLHIQLVGVDGSVVNEVWRE, encoded by the coding sequence ATGTCTCAAAAAATCATTATCGACCCCGTTACCCGCATTGAAGGACACGCCAAAATCTCTATTTACTTGGATGATAACGGACAAGTCAGCGATGCTCGGTTTCATGTCACAGAATTTCGTGGTTTTGAAAAGTTTTGTGAAGGTCGTCCGCTTTGGGAAATGCCAGGAATTACGGCGCGGATTTGTGGAATTTGTCCGGTGAGTCATTTATTAGCTTCTGCCAAAGCTGGCGATCGCATTCTTGCGGTGACAATTCCTAAAGCTGCCGAAAAACTGCGCCGTTTGATGAATTTGGGACAAATTATTCAATCCCACGCCCTGAGTTTTTTCCACCTCAGCGCCCCAGATTTATTATTAGGAATGGATAGCGATCCTCAAAAACGCAATGTATTTGGCTTAATTGCAGCCGAACCAGAACTAGCGCGTGGCGGAATTCGCTTACGTCAATTTGGACAAGAAATTATCGAACAATTGGGAGGACGAAAAATACATCCATCATGGGCGATTCCTGGTGGTGTCCGCGAACCTTTATCCCCAGAAGGACGTACTCATATTCAAAATCGCATCCCAGAAGCACGCGCCACAATCTTAGATGCACTAGGTAGATTTAAAAACTTACTTCATGATTATCAAAAAGAAGTACAAACCTTTGGGAATTTTCCTAGCTTATTTATGGGTTTAGTCACTGCCGATGGTTTGTGGGAGTACTACGACGGACATATTCGCTTTGTAGATAGCGCCGGGAATATTATTGCTGATAAACTCGACCCAACTAATTATCAAGAATTTATCGGTGAAGCAGTTCAACCAGATTCTTATTTAAAGTCTCCCTACTATCGTCCTTTGGGTTATCCTGACCAAAGCGACTATTGTAGTCTCGATAGCGGTATTTACCGAGTAGGACCTTTAGCGCGTTTGAATATTTGCAGTCATATTGGTACACCTTTAGCTGATGCTGAATTGAGAGAATTTCGAGATAGAGGTAAAGGCACAGTTACATCATCATTTTTCTATCATTACGCCCGATTAATTGAAATTTTAGCTTGCATTGAACGCATAGAAATTATCATAGATGACCCAGATTTAATGTCTACCAAATTGCGGGCTGATGCTGCCATTAACCGATTAGAAGCAGTTGGTTGTAGTGAAGCACCACGGGGTACATTATTTCACCATTATCAAGTTGATGAAAATGGGTTACTTCAGAAAGTAAATTTAATAATTGCCACAGGTCAGAATAATTTAGCGATGAATCGCACAGTAGCTCAAATTGCCCGACATTTTATTCACGGCTCAGAAATTCCTGAAGGTATGTTAAACCGAGTTGAGGCAGGAATTCGAGCATTTGACCCTTGTTTGAGTTGTTCAACTCATGCGGCGGGGCAAATGCCTTTGCATATTCAATTAGTTGGTGTTGATGGGAGTGTTGTTAATGAGGTTTGGCGGGAGTAA
- a CDS encoding CBS domain-containing protein produces the protein MLKASDIMTKDVATIRSYATVTEAVKLLRARDWKALVVDRRHEQDAYGIITEKDIVYKVIAYDKDPSKVRVYEVMTKPCIVVNPDLGLEYVARLFADHNLQRAPVIQGKLLGIISLVDILANSNFLEKPHTILLEEQLEDEIKQTRTVCAEKGIRSKECAAAWDAIEELQAEIAHQRAEKVVTTAFEEYCNEYPEAKEIYDNWCSG, from the coding sequence ATGTTGAAAGCATCTGACATTATGACTAAAGATGTTGCTACGATTCGCAGTTATGCAACGGTAACTGAAGCAGTCAAACTTTTAAGGGCAAGGGACTGGAAAGCGTTGGTTGTAGATCGTCGCCATGAACAAGATGCCTACGGAATTATTACCGAAAAAGATATTGTCTATAAAGTGATTGCTTATGATAAAGATCCCTCTAAAGTGCGTGTTTATGAAGTAATGACCAAGCCTTGTATCGTTGTCAATCCCGATCTAGGTTTAGAATATGTAGCACGATTATTTGCTGACCATAATTTGCAGAGAGCGCCTGTTATTCAGGGCAAACTACTGGGTATCATTTCCCTGGTTGACATTCTCGCTAATAGTAACTTTCTTGAAAAACCCCATACTATTCTACTAGAAGAACAGCTTGAGGACGAAATTAAACAAACTCGTACTGTTTGCGCCGAGAAAGGTATTCGCTCAAAAGAATGTGCCGCTGCTTGGGATGCAATCGAGGAATTACAAGCTGAGATTGCACATCAACGAGCAGAGAAAGTTGTAACAACTGCTTTTGAAGAATACTGTAATGAATATCCAGAGGCCAAAGAAATTTATGACAACTGGTGTAGCGGCTAA
- a CDS encoding oxidoreductase: MARLKLATVWLGGCSGCHMSFLDLDEWLIDLAAQVDLVFSPFVDTKEYPQGVDVVLVEGAIANEEHLQMIHTVRERSQILVSFGDCAVTGNVTALRNPLGSAEPVLQHCYIEAVDIHGQIPHEPGIVPTLLNRVIPVHTIVKVDVYLPGCPPSATQIKAVLAPLLRGEKPHLEGREFIKFG, encoded by the coding sequence ATGGCTCGTTTAAAATTAGCAACAGTTTGGCTAGGCGGCTGTTCTGGCTGTCACATGTCTTTTCTCGATTTGGACGAATGGCTGATTGATTTAGCAGCCCAAGTAGATTTAGTTTTTAGTCCTTTTGTTGATACCAAAGAATATCCCCAAGGAGTGGACGTGGTATTAGTTGAAGGTGCAATTGCGAATGAAGAACACCTGCAAATGATTCACACAGTCAGAGAGCGATCGCAAATTCTTGTTTCCTTTGGCGATTGTGCTGTCACTGGGAATGTTACTGCCTTACGCAACCCTTTAGGTAGTGCCGAACCTGTTCTTCAGCATTGTTACATCGAAGCAGTGGATATTCATGGTCAAATTCCCCATGAACCTGGTATTGTACCAACTTTATTAAATCGGGTGATACCAGTTCATACAATAGTCAAAGTTGATGTATACTTACCAGGCTGCCCACCTTCAGCAACTCAAATTAAAGCAGTACTAGCGCCACTATTAAGAGGAGAAAAACCACACTTAGAAGGACGTGAATTTATTAAGTTTGGTTAA
- a CDS encoding DUF3122 domain-containing protein, protein MLRRILKTIWWFLLLGILTIYIYLGLATFTSKTVIAAVIKLEDAPEEIVYRSQQKLNDELGNYWQVILFKQIHSNNNQISSINLRLVGFPGSQELAHPLPLKITSDTGKVLTAADIFLDEAPAPTIGQYDFKDILPQLPNEGLLIGIPLGRQHFINLSIPQYIVQEWQEVALKS, encoded by the coding sequence ATGTTACGCCGCATTTTAAAAACTATTTGGTGGTTTCTATTGCTGGGAATATTAACAATATATATATACCTGGGTTTAGCAACGTTCACATCTAAAACGGTGATTGCTGCTGTGATTAAATTAGAAGATGCGCCAGAAGAAATAGTATATCGCTCACAGCAAAAATTAAATGATGAATTGGGAAATTATTGGCAGGTGATCTTATTTAAGCAAATTCATTCTAATAACAATCAAATATCTTCAATAAATCTCCGATTAGTAGGGTTCCCTGGCTCTCAGGAGCTAGCCCATCCCTTACCCTTGAAAATTACTAGCGATACAGGTAAAGTATTGACTGCTGCCGATATTTTTCTAGATGAAGCACCAGCACCAACTATCGGTCAGTATGACTTCAAGGATATTTTACCTCAATTGCCAAATGAAGGTTTATTGATTGGTATACCTCTAGGTAGACAACACTTTATCAATCTTTCAATCCCTCAATATATCGTACAGGAGTGGCAAGAAGTTGCATTGAAATCCTGA
- the hoxU gene encoding bidirectional hydrogenase complex protein HoxU, whose product MSVKTLTINDQLVSAREEETVLQAAQDAGIHIPTLCHLQGVGDVGACRLCLIEIAGSNKLQPACVTKVTEGMEVQTNSDRLQKYRRTIIEMLFVEGNHICSVCVANGNCELQDLAIEMGMDHVRLDYHFPDRKVDISHDRFGVDHNRCVLCTRCVRVCDEIEGAHTWDMAGRGTNSHVITDLNQPWGTSDTCTSCGKCVNACPTGALFDKGSSVGEMKRVDTKWLVARHRAKLDFIVTAREKQQWLV is encoded by the coding sequence ATGTCAGTAAAAACTTTAACAATCAACGATCAATTAGTTAGCGCCCGCGAAGAAGAAACCGTTCTTCAAGCAGCCCAAGATGCAGGAATTCACATTCCAACTTTGTGTCACCTGCAAGGGGTTGGGGATGTTGGGGCTTGTCGGCTATGTTTAATAGAAATTGCTGGCAGCAATAAACTTCAACCTGCTTGTGTGACAAAAGTTACTGAAGGAATGGAAGTTCAAACAAATAGCGATCGCCTGCAAAAATACCGTCGCACAATTATCGAAATGCTGTTTGTTGAAGGCAATCACATTTGCTCGGTTTGTGTAGCTAATGGTAATTGCGAATTGCAAGACTTAGCTATTGAAATGGGTATGGATCATGTGCGTTTGGATTACCATTTTCCCGATCGCAAAGTCGATATTTCTCACGATCGCTTCGGCGTCGATCATAACCGTTGTGTTCTTTGCACTCGTTGCGTCCGTGTTTGCGACGAAATCGAGGGAGCGCACACCTGGGATATGGCGGGTAGGGGGACAAATTCTCATGTAATCACTGATTTAAATCAGCCTTGGGGAACCTCAGACACTTGTACTTCTTGTGGCAAATGCGTTAATGCTTGTCCGACAGGTGCGCTTTTTGACAAAGGATCAAGCGTTGGTGAAATGAAACGCGTAGACACGAAGTGGCTTGTCGCAAGACATCGCGCCAAACTTGATTTTATAGTTACAGCACGAGAGAAGCAACAATGGCTGGTTTAA
- a CDS encoding DUF6544 family protein, producing the protein MFTKIFLSIGALLAIAFIILVIIGVKNEQEVDRIWRSLEGLPTGNRFTKDMVAGLPAPVQRYFLHSIAPGTPLASSVSLEMSGSFRMAQDKPWIPMQATEILSTKGFVWKASIGSRLFQMIGSDGYTNKSGRMQFSLWGLVPLVNVHNSDITRSSIGRFAGEFFWLPSALLPQRGVSWKAIDDKTIQASLKVDDEPVTLTLFIDANGKLLKLSLPRWGDQTEDGSYTYIPFGGEYQEEKTFGGFTIPSQMGAGWWLGTHRYSEFFCATVEQAEFR; encoded by the coding sequence ATGTTTACCAAAATTTTCTTGAGCATTGGTGCATTGCTAGCGATCGCATTCATAATTCTAGTTATTATCGGCGTAAAGAACGAACAGGAAGTTGATAGAATTTGGCGATCGCTCGAAGGATTGCCAACAGGAAATCGTTTTACTAAAGATATGGTTGCAGGATTACCTGCGCCTGTACAACGCTATTTTTTGCATAGCATTGCACCAGGAACTCCTCTTGCTTCCTCAGTCAGCTTGGAAATGAGTGGCAGTTTTAGGATGGCGCAGGATAAACCGTGGATACCGATGCAAGCTACAGAAATTCTCTCAACAAAAGGATTTGTCTGGAAAGCAAGTATTGGTAGTCGTTTGTTCCAAATGATCGGCAGCGATGGCTATACCAACAAATCTGGTCGAATGCAGTTCTCTCTTTGGGGACTAGTTCCCCTCGTCAATGTCCACAATTCTGATATTACTCGCTCTAGCATTGGACGATTCGCAGGAGAATTTTTCTGGCTACCTTCTGCTTTACTACCTCAGCGCGGCGTAAGTTGGAAAGCAATAGATGACAAAACTATCCAAGCTAGTCTAAAAGTTGATGATGAACCTGTAACGCTGACACTGTTTATAGATGCTAACGGCAAACTGCTAAAGCTTTCTCTGCCACGTTGGGGAGATCAAACAGAAGATGGTAGCTATACTTACATTCCATTTGGCGGAGAGTACCAGGAAGAAAAAACATTTGGAGGATTTACAATTCCTTCCCAGATGGGTGCAGGTTGGTGGCTTGGCACACATCGTTACTCAGAATTCTTCTGTGCCACAGTTGAGCAAGCTGAGTTTCGTTGA
- a CDS encoding NuoF family protein — protein sequence MDLAELQEIAQKESLPMQIRCCVAAGCLSANSQTVKQHLEAAVTTADLEEQVQVIGVGCMRLCCNGPLVEVKEKTAESLGTLYEKVTPEDAPSIVAAVNGGETKVQKGDLTQPFFTQQMPIVLENSGKIDPERIESYIAADGYQALYQVLREMTPAKVVDDITRSGLRGRGGAGYPTGVKWATVAKAKGERKFVICNADEGDPGAFMDRSVLESDPHRVLEGMAIAAYSVGANQGYIYIRAEYPVAINQLQIAIRQAQRLGLLGSNIFDSPFDFKIDIRIGAGAYVCGEETALMASIEGKRGTPSPRPPYPAESGLWGFPTLINNVETYANVPWIIRKGADVFASIGTEKSKGTKVFALAGKIQNTGIIEVPMGTTLRQIVEEMGGNVPDGGTAKAVQTGGPSGGCIPASAFDTPVDYESLSQLGSMMGSGGMIVMDESTNMVDVARFFMEFCMDESCGKCIPCRVGTVQLYKLLTKISEGKASFADLELLEELCDMVKHTSLCGLGQSAPNPVFSTLRYFRDEYLTLIK from the coding sequence ATGGATCTAGCTGAATTACAGGAAATTGCCCAAAAAGAAAGTTTACCTATGCAAATTCGCTGTTGCGTTGCAGCTGGGTGTCTCTCAGCCAATTCTCAAACTGTCAAACAGCATTTAGAAGCAGCTGTCACTACCGCCGATTTAGAAGAACAAGTGCAAGTAATCGGCGTTGGCTGTATGCGCTTGTGCTGTAATGGGCCATTAGTAGAAGTCAAGGAGAAAACGGCAGAAAGTCTGGGGACACTTTACGAAAAAGTTACCCCTGAAGATGCACCATCAATTGTCGCTGCTGTTAATGGTGGAGAAACAAAAGTTCAAAAAGGTGATTTAACTCAGCCATTTTTTACCCAGCAAATGCCGATTGTTCTAGAAAACAGTGGCAAAATTGACCCGGAACGCATTGAATCTTACATTGCTGCTGATGGCTATCAGGCACTTTATCAAGTACTCCGAGAGATGACACCTGCGAAAGTTGTCGATGATATTACCCGCAGTGGGTTACGGGGAAGAGGTGGTGCTGGTTATCCCACGGGTGTAAAATGGGCAACTGTTGCCAAAGCCAAGGGAGAACGCAAATTTGTCATCTGCAATGCTGACGAAGGCGATCCCGGCGCATTTATGGATCGGAGTGTTTTAGAGAGCGATCCCCATCGGGTTTTAGAAGGAATGGCGATCGCAGCATACTCAGTAGGTGCTAACCAAGGTTACATTTATATTCGTGCCGAATATCCCGTTGCCATTAACCAGCTGCAAATTGCCATTCGCCAAGCCCAACGCCTCGGTTTATTAGGAAGTAATATTTTTGACTCTCCTTTTGATTTTAAGATTGATATACGCATTGGTGCAGGAGCTTACGTTTGTGGTGAAGAAACCGCTTTAATGGCATCAATTGAAGGCAAACGCGGTACACCTAGTCCTCGTCCACCTTACCCAGCAGAGAGCGGTTTATGGGGATTTCCAACTTTAATTAACAACGTTGAAACATACGCTAACGTCCCCTGGATTATTCGCAAAGGTGCAGATGTATTCGCCAGCATCGGTACAGAAAAAAGTAAAGGTACGAAGGTTTTTGCCCTAGCTGGGAAAATTCAAAATACAGGCATTATAGAAGTGCCAATGGGAACAACCCTGCGGCAAATCGTCGAAGAGATGGGTGGTAATGTACCAGATGGCGGTACAGCCAAAGCAGTGCAAACAGGCGGCCCCTCTGGCGGCTGTATTCCCGCTTCCGCGTTTGATACCCCTGTAGATTACGAATCTCTAAGTCAACTAGGTTCGATGATGGGTTCCGGTGGCATGATTGTCATGGACGAAAGCACCAACATGGTAGATGTCGCCCGTTTCTTCATGGAATTCTGCATGGATGAGTCTTGTGGTAAGTGCATTCCCTGTCGAGTTGGTACAGTGCAGTTGTACAAATTGTTAACAAAGATTAGTGAAGGTAAAGCATCCTTTGCTGACTTGGAACTGTTAGAGGAACTGTGCGATATGGTGAAACATACCAGTTTGTGCGGTTTGGGACAGTCAGCGCCGAATCCGGTATTTAGTACATTGCGGTATTTTCGGGATGAGTATTTAACCTTGATTAAGTAA
- a CDS encoding tetratricopeptide repeat protein, whose protein sequence is MKFSKYFSFIITFVLVASLTILLPLSAHSQTTNSCQKSGVVCLDDQELFIIKEKLDSFTPDQRAKIITENIKDIAETYSIPIDSIKVEEGYDNNNIMAGTKIIVTVTDDDAKALKISRKLLADRWLKEIKSSIGKHRKDPHIPFLKDIIISFWNKYIKPYYLIIILSPIVVGVLYVFSTLIYFYRSKYSKLDLWLKKHLNNIKNYLKRIRQEQWADHIYKSASQIRKFPKIIYEFVIFLFSNLGFLIILSTIGILTFTLIHIIYYTNNFYVTNELEELRNYVATLLNIIGLLLLFGVVSILLNWLSSSKGSTVVLPFDDTTTSPPEEKDNKTGEKEKSNRGKAIADSLVEELHRINHIHTTMFQIIKTGEENIKSERINPHFPPLTSTQENLNSNLTDVATFEAGKTNLSIGKIILILKQLWPFGGVNRAISGSLQNYGSTTRLVVRLDDQNEVKAWEVTWQNYQIDTMTEKIKDLAYKVAMSLAPKITARTWEGFKFFTEAIYSYYQYEQTGDREHLDNADNNCQKAYNAEKKYEKLDNFFNQIGTAYFKEELYCKAERAFLSSLKINPKSQDSYIGLGNVYYKQKKFDDAINQYQLAKKVNRDFPSAYYGLGNVYLQKGDFKKACEQYEKACTINDNFSHSHFWEPYHNLGLMYLYGDDNTLADYNKAEDKFTRANNVNKYLKDAQKLHQVHSGLALTYLFQAVEQLKAFDKIANYLNTQNLAQNCKNELLIITENLSKAVKEIEKAIDISLDSQSYLYWNLGLIQWVKSYKSFCKGNQKEIDNNRKEAYYAWKKASDIALKNHEEWWAFYAYIANVIQPLVNTENSASPLAIDQNKRYLDIIVNEYIPSLSLGKLKILLKDVRIISKYLDEQRHLTNLDEQRQLTIEDLIKEIKELGETIKNK, encoded by the coding sequence ATGAAATTTAGTAAATATTTTTCTTTCATTATCACTTTTGTATTAGTAGCATCCCTTACTATTTTATTACCCCTATCTGCTCACTCCCAAACAACTAATTCATGCCAGAAGAGCGGTGTTGTCTGCTTAGACGATCAAGAACTCTTTATTATTAAAGAAAAACTCGATTCATTTACTCCTGACCAACGAGCCAAAATCATTACTGAAAATATTAAAGATATTGCTGAAACCTATTCAATTCCAATTGATTCTATTAAAGTTGAGGAAGGATATGATAATAACAATATTATGGCAGGAACTAAAATTATCGTCACCGTGACAGATGACGATGCTAAAGCATTAAAAATAAGTAGAAAATTGTTAGCTGACCGATGGTTAAAAGAAATTAAAAGCTCTATTGGAAAGCATAGAAAAGATCCGCATATTCCTTTTTTAAAAGATATTATTATAAGCTTTTGGAATAAATATATTAAACCTTATTATTTAATAATTATATTAAGTCCGATTGTTGTTGGAGTATTGTATGTATTTTCGACCTTGATTTATTTCTATCGTAGTAAATATAGTAAACTTGATTTATGGCTTAAAAAACATCTAAATAATATTAAAAATTATTTGAAAAGAATCCGACAAGAACAATGGGCAGACCATATATATAAATCTGCATCACAGATACGTAAATTCCCAAAAATAATATATGAATTTGTTATATTTCTATTTAGTAACTTAGGATTTCTTATAATCTTATCCACCATTGGTATTTTAACTTTTACTTTAATACATATAATTTATTATACTAATAATTTTTATGTAACAAACGAGCTAGAAGAACTAAGAAACTATGTTGCTACTCTATTGAATATTATTGGATTGCTCCTCTTATTTGGAGTTGTGTCTATTTTACTTAATTGGCTCTCCAGCAGTAAAGGAAGTACAGTAGTTCTTCCCTTTGATGATACAACTACATCACCGCCTGAAGAAAAAGATAACAAGACCGGGGAAAAAGAAAAATCTAATCGGGGTAAAGCAATCGCTGATTCATTAGTTGAGGAACTTCATAGAATTAATCACATCCACACTACAATGTTTCAGATTATCAAGACAGGAGAAGAAAACATTAAGTCAGAGAGGATAAACCCTCACTTTCCTCCGTTAACTTCCACCCAAGAAAATCTAAACAGCAATCTTACTGATGTTGCGACTTTTGAAGCTGGTAAAACCAATTTATCCATTGGAAAAATAATTCTAATTCTCAAACAGCTATGGCCTTTTGGAGGTGTGAACAGGGCAATCTCTGGAAGCTTACAAAACTACGGCTCGACAACTCGTTTGGTTGTCCGATTAGACGATCAAAATGAAGTAAAGGCTTGGGAGGTGACGTGGCAAAATTATCAGATAGATACAATGACTGAGAAAATTAAGGATCTAGCTTATAAGGTTGCTATGTCTTTAGCACCAAAGATTACTGCTCGAACATGGGAAGGTTTCAAGTTTTTTACTGAAGCAATTTATAGTTATTATCAATATGAACAAACTGGAGATAGAGAACATCTTGATAATGCCGATAACAATTGTCAAAAAGCATACAACGCAGAAAAAAAATATGAGAAGCTGGATAACTTCTTCAATCAAATTGGCACAGCTTATTTTAAGGAAGAATTATATTGTAAAGCGGAAAGAGCTTTTCTGTCATCCCTAAAAATTAATCCTAAAAGCCAAGATTCTTATATTGGACTGGGAAATGTCTATTACAAACAGAAAAAATTTGACGATGCGATAAATCAATATCAGCTTGCTAAGAAAGTAAATAGAGATTTTCCCTCTGCTTACTATGGTCTTGGTAATGTATATTTGCAGAAAGGAGATTTTAAAAAGGCGTGTGAACAGTATGAAAAGGCTTGTACAATAAATGATAATTTCTCGCATTCTCATTTCTGGGAACCTTACCATAATCTTGGACTTATGTACTTATACGGAGATGACAATACATTAGCCGACTATAACAAGGCTGAAGATAAATTTACAAGAGCCAACAATGTTAACAAATACTTAAAAGATGCCCAGAAATTGCATCAAGTCCACAGTGGTTTAGCTTTAACCTACCTTTTTCAAGCTGTAGAGCAATTAAAAGCTTTTGACAAGATTGCGAATTATCTAAATACTCAAAACTTAGCGCAAAATTGTAAAAATGAACTATTAATAATAACAGAAAATTTATCAAAAGCGGTGAAAGAGATAGAAAAAGCTATTGATATCTCTCTTGATAGTCAATCTTATCTTTACTGGAATCTTGGTTTAATACAGTGGGTGAAAAGTTACAAAAGCTTCTGCAAGGGGAACCAAAAAGAGATAGATAATAACAGGAAAGAGGCTTACTATGCTTGGAAAAAAGCTTCAGATATCGCATTGAAAAACCATGAAGAATGGTGGGCATTTTATGCCTATATAGCTAATGTTATCCAACCTCTGGTAAACACAGAAAATTCAGCATCTCCACTCGCTATTGATCAAAATAAACGCTATTTAGATATTATTGTTAATGAGTATATACCTTCTTTGTCTCTAGGAAAATTAAAAATTTTGTTAAAGGATGTAAGAATTATCTCAAAATATTTAGATGAACAAAGGCATCTAACTAATTTAGATGAACAAAGGCAGCTGACTATAGAGGATTTAATTAAAGAAATTAAAGAACTAGGAGAAACAATTAAAAATAAATAA
- the hoxE gene encoding bidirectional hydrogenase complex protein HoxE, translated as MDSHTVXXKNPLKEHPSGDKRFKILDATMKRHQYQQDALIEVLHKAQELFGYLENDLLHYIAHSLKLPPSRVYGVATFYHLFSLAPKGAHTCVVCTGTACYVKGAENLLATVENTTKIHAGETTPNGELSLLTARCLGACGIAPAIVFDGTVLGNQTPELVCDRIKDWLEGKERSPHS; from the coding sequence ATGGACTCTCACACAGTCAANNNNAAAAATCCCCTAAAAGAGCATCCGAGCGGTGATAAACGCTTCAAAATACTTGATGCAACCATGAAGCGCCATCAATATCAGCAGGATGCACTGATAGAAGTATTGCATAAAGCCCAAGAACTTTTCGGTTATTTAGAAAATGACTTGTTACACTACATCGCCCACAGCTTGAAACTACCACCTAGTCGTGTTTATGGCGTAGCAACTTTTTATCATCTTTTCTCTCTCGCACCAAAAGGCGCACATACTTGTGTCGTGTGTACGGGTACAGCTTGTTACGTCAAAGGTGCAGAAAATTTACTAGCAACCGTAGAAAACACTACCAAAATTCATGCTGGCGAAACAACCCCCAATGGAGAACTTTCACTGTTAACAGCCAGATGTTTAGGCGCTTGTGGAATTGCACCTGCTATAGTATTTGACGGCACTGTTTTAGGTAATCAAACTCCTGAATTAGTGTGCGATCGCATTAAAGACTGGCTAGAGGGAAAAGAGCGATCGCCCCACTCTTAA
- a CDS encoding type II toxin-antitoxin system RelE/ParE family toxin translates to MTDQPFIQVEASPTFNRNLRALAKKYRSIRNDIQPVIEQLEQGELPGDQIPGVGYAVFKLRVRNSDIQKGKSGGYRLIYYVKTATGIILLTVYAKSEQVDIAADDIQSIITEYEQRAIKDKEDI, encoded by the coding sequence ATGACTGATCAGCCTTTCATTCAAGTTGAAGCTTCGCCAACGTTCAACCGAAATCTACGCGCTCTTGCCAAGAAGTATCGCAGTATTCGGAATGATATACAACCCGTTATCGAACAACTTGAACAGGGAGAGTTGCCAGGAGATCAAATACCTGGAGTTGGTTATGCAGTCTTCAAGTTAAGAGTCCGAAATAGTGACATTCAAAAAGGTAAAAGCGGTGGCTATCGTCTGATTTACTACGTTAAGACAGCAACGGGAATTATTTTGCTGACTGTTTATGCAAAATCTGAACAAGTCGATATTGCCGCAGATGACATTCAGAGCATCATTACAGAATATGAGCAAAGGGCGATCAAAGATAAAGAGGATATCTAA